In one Caloranaerobacter sp. TR13 genomic region, the following are encoded:
- a CDS encoding alpha-amylase family glycosyl hydrolase: MPKKLIIFFIIFTLIFSVGCQNQNNIIDTKQQIENIKEDTKSNNSNEIKYKVQNNGGTFSSKDIIYFIMTDRFYDGNKENNNFPDVNKNNPKAYHGGDLRGIIEKLDYIKSLGVTAIWITPVFKNEYGGYHGYWINDFYKVDPHLGTLNDLKELVQEAHKRDIKIILDYVVNHTGYKSPWLKDEKYKDWFHPKKNISNWNDQKQLEEGWIFGLPDLDQDNPEVKKYFIDNALWWIEQTGIDGLRLDTVKHVPKSFWNEFAYKIKSKYPNFFLLGEVWHDNPRYLEQYHELGIDSLTNYPLYTGLRKTFTRFGKANSLVNAIKRQSAFTNPELNGIFVDNHDNRRLVTEAKENGKAYLKQALTFIMTYPGIPIIYYGTEIAMQGGDDPDNRRDMEWDKIDNSEMLSYFKKLTSLRNSNEALYNGDFELLNYDSYFLSYIRKKGNSKFIIIYNLQTKEKDVTINLKDNNSSYTDVFNNKTYHSKNGSLNITLKPLEVIILTSN; this comes from the coding sequence ATGCCTAAAAAATTAATAATATTCTTTATAATATTTACTTTAATTTTTTCTGTAGGCTGCCAAAATCAAAATAATATAATTGATACAAAGCAGCAAATAGAAAATATAAAAGAAGATACAAAATCTAATAATTCAAATGAAATTAAATACAAAGTACAAAATAATGGTGGTACTTTTTCTTCAAAGGATATAATATACTTTATAATGACTGACCGTTTTTATGATGGAAATAAAGAAAACAATAATTTTCCTGATGTAAATAAGAATAATCCAAAGGCATATCACGGTGGCGATTTAAGAGGAATTATAGAAAAATTAGATTACATAAAATCACTAGGTGTAACTGCTATTTGGATAACTCCTGTTTTTAAAAATGAATATGGTGGGTATCACGGATACTGGATTAATGACTTTTATAAAGTCGATCCACATTTAGGTACATTAAACGATTTAAAAGAACTCGTTCAAGAAGCACACAAAAGAGATATTAAGATAATACTTGATTATGTAGTAAATCATACAGGGTATAAGTCTCCATGGTTAAAAGATGAAAAATATAAGGATTGGTTCCATCCAAAAAAGAATATTTCTAATTGGAATGACCAAAAACAACTTGAAGAAGGCTGGATATTCGGTTTACCTGACCTAGATCAAGATAATCCTGAAGTTAAAAAATATTTTATAGATAATGCCTTATGGTGGATTGAACAAACAGGAATAGATGGTTTGAGACTTGATACAGTCAAACATGTACCTAAAAGTTTTTGGAATGAGTTTGCTTATAAAATTAAATCAAAATATCCAAACTTTTTCCTACTAGGAGAAGTTTGGCATGATAATCCTAGATATTTAGAACAATATCATGAATTAGGAATAGATTCTTTGACAAACTATCCACTTTATACTGGGCTTCGCAAAACTTTTACTAGATTTGGAAAAGCTAACTCTTTAGTTAATGCGATAAAAAGACAATCAGCTTTTACAAACCCTGAATTAAATGGTATTTTTGTAGATAATCATGATAACAGAAGATTAGTAACTGAAGCAAAAGAGAATGGAAAAGCTTATTTAAAGCAAGCTTTAACTTTCATAATGACATATCCAGGAATACCTATTATATATTATGGGACAGAAATTGCTATGCAAGGTGGAGATGACCCAGATAATAGAAGGGATATGGAGTGGGATAAAATTGATAACTCAGAAATGCTAAGCTATTTTAAAAAGTTAACGTCTCTTAGAAACTCAAATGAAGCTCTTTATAATGGAGATTTTGAATTGTTAAATTATGATAGTTATTTCCTTTCTTATATAAGAAAAAAGGGTAATAGTAAGTTTATTATAATTTACAATCTGCAAACTAAAGAAAAGGATGTAACTATTAATTTAAAAGATAATAATTCTAGTTATACAGATGTTTTTAATAATAAAACTTACCATAGTAAAAATGGCAGTTTAAATATTACTTTAAAGCCTTTAGAAGTAATTATACTTACTTCTAACTAA
- a CDS encoding amylo-alpha-1,6-glucosidase, translated as MELGYSNWRTFDEGIQKEYLVTNGLGSFCSSTIIGANIRKYHGLLNASLIPPIKRYLLLSKIDETLEIEGEKYKLFANQFIGKIDNGYLRLRRFSNYPVPKFIYRINDINISKELAMEHEKNTVAIIYKVNTGSKKVRMTFTPYVNFRDHHDTSKIGDFKYNQSYENGTLKLTEDSTGLSLKIKSNCKYEANEDWSLPMFYKNERDRGLESVDFHFIPGVFSFEMEPYKKYKITFLATIEDSVEYTSEEIIENEKKRRTELINKAGYSHPFLKNLVLASDNFIVKRASTKTKTIIAGYPWFTDWGRDTMIAFTGLTLTTKRFDDAKDILLTFTRYIKDGIIPNMFPDENTPPLYNTADGTLWFFYAVYKYLEYTNDLETIKEEIYPHLESIIRHHIKGTINNIYMDYDGLLSAGDEGTQLTWMDVKVGDWVVTPRHGKAVEINALWYNALKIIEEISNKLGYDGSKYGEIAEKTKKSFREKFWNDKGKYLFDVIQNGKPVDMLRPNQILAVSLPFSIIDREKEKLIVEKVYEELYTPYGLRSLSRRHKEYIGKYGGDVLKRDGAYHQGTVWAWLIGPFVEAYVKVNNYSKESKLNAKYMLEEFYYHMKDACIGSISEIFDGNEPHYPKGCPAQAWSVGEVLRTYVEIILDGNF; from the coding sequence GTGGAACTAGGATATTCAAACTGGAGAACTTTTGATGAAGGAATACAGAAAGAATATTTAGTTACAAATGGTCTTGGGAGCTTTTGTTCATCTACTATAATTGGAGCAAATATCAGAAAATATCATGGATTGCTTAATGCTTCCTTAATACCTCCAATAAAGAGATATTTATTACTGTCAAAAATAGACGAAACATTAGAAATAGAAGGAGAAAAATATAAGTTATTTGCTAATCAGTTTATTGGTAAAATTGATAATGGATATTTACGATTAAGGAGATTTAGTAATTATCCTGTACCAAAGTTTATTTATCGAATTAATGATATTAATATAAGTAAAGAATTGGCAATGGAACATGAAAAAAATACTGTAGCTATTATATATAAAGTTAATACTGGCAGTAAAAAGGTGAGGATGACGTTTACTCCATATGTAAACTTTAGAGATCATCATGATACTAGTAAAATAGGTGATTTTAAATATAATCAAAGCTATGAAAATGGAACATTAAAGTTAACTGAGGATAGTACAGGTTTAAGCTTGAAAATAAAATCAAATTGTAAATATGAGGCAAATGAGGATTGGTCCCTGCCTATGTTTTATAAAAATGAAAGAGATAGAGGACTCGAAAGTGTTGATTTTCATTTTATACCTGGAGTTTTTTCTTTTGAAATGGAACCTTATAAAAAGTATAAAATAACTTTTTTAGCTACTATAGAGGATAGCGTTGAATATACTTCAGAAGAAATAATAGAAAATGAAAAGAAAAGACGTACAGAACTAATAAATAAAGCAGGATATTCACATCCTTTTTTGAAGAATTTAGTACTGGCAAGTGATAATTTTATAGTCAAAAGAGCATCTACAAAAACTAAGACAATAATTGCAGGATATCCTTGGTTTACAGACTGGGGAAGAGATACAATGATAGCTTTTACTGGACTTACTTTAACTACTAAGAGATTCGATGATGCTAAAGATATTTTATTAACTTTTACAAGGTATATTAAAGACGGAATAATACCGAATATGTTTCCAGATGAGAATACTCCACCTCTATATAATACAGCAGATGGAACACTATGGTTTTTTTATGCAGTATATAAATATCTTGAATATACTAATGATTTAGAAACTATTAAAGAAGAGATATATCCACATCTTGAAAGCATAATAAGACATCATATTAAAGGTACAATAAACAATATTTATATGGACTATGATGGACTTTTATCTGCTGGAGATGAGGGTACACAATTAACTTGGATGGATGTTAAAGTTGGAGACTGGGTGGTTACACCGAGACATGGAAAGGCAGTTGAAATTAATGCCCTTTGGTACAATGCATTAAAAATTATAGAAGAAATATCAAATAAACTAGGGTATGATGGCAGTAAGTATGGAGAAATAGCAGAAAAGACTAAGAAAAGTTTTCGTGAGAAATTTTGGAATGATAAGGGCAAATATCTATTTGATGTGATACAGAATGGAAAGCCTGTGGACATGCTTAGACCTAACCAAATATTAGCTGTGAGTCTGCCATTTTCGATTATTGATAGAGAAAAAGAAAAGTTAATAGTAGAGAAAGTATATGAAGAACTGTATACTCCATACGGTTTAAGGAGCTTATCCAGAAGACATAAAGAATATATAGGAAAATATGGAGGCGATGTTTTAAAGAGAGATGGTGCATATCATCAGGGGACTGTATGGGCTTGGTTAATTGGTCCTTTTGTTGAAGCCTATGTGAAAGTAAATAACTATTCTAAAGAAAGCAAGCTTAATGCAAAGTATATGCTTGAAGAGTTTTATTATCATATGAAAGATGCATGTATTGGTAGTATATCAGAAATATTTGATGGGAATGAACCTCATTATCCAAAAGGTTGTCCAGCTCAAGCTTGGTCAGTTGGTGAAGTTCTAAGAACATATGTAGAAATAATTTTAGATGGAAATTTTTAA
- a CDS encoding TIM-barrel domain-containing protein — MIKKTEFGYVIEGRKGFLNIIFYDDNIIRFAYSKDGEIPESTPAVIVRPKDIEHNQEGNIIKTKSLIIEIDIENLQISIFNKNGELINRDINVDLEEIKIEKEILWEKGFFGLGEKYGWLNKKGTETSNWNTDVMGVSPVHNATIKEYHTSIPFYIGLSKNLCYGIYFDNSYRTYFDLGKTKDNVLKFSSQGGYLDYYFIYNEKVSEVVKSYTYLTGRMPLPRKDFLGYQQCRWSYENREELMEVARRMRKENIPCDVLYLDIDYMKDYKVFTVDSDKFFEFKDMVSELKDMGFKLVVIIDPGVKVEDGYWVYEQGKEKDFYIKDKNGEVYIGEVWPGKAVFPDFLREKVRKWWGELHRGLIEDGVEGFWNDMNEPADFTTESKVVPEDTIHLNDQGEEKSHAEIHNLYGMLEAIATYEGIRNIKPNVRPFVLTRAAFAGTQRYAALWTGDNTSIWEHLEASMPMFMNLGLSGYSFIGADVGGFIGDSNGELLTRWTQLGAFTPLFRNHSVKGSINQEPWCFGEEVLENTRKFINLRYNFITYLYNLMRESSINGHPAIRPLFYHYQDDEETYNINDQFLFGENILICPITRPYTKVRMVYLPEGIWYDYWTLEKFEGGRYIIKEASIDSMPIFIKAGAIIPTDNIMQYVGEKEQEITINCYLGQDCEYTLYLDDGISFDYEKGNYAEIKFIMKNSEKEVTITSEVIKNGYKIPKIKLRILGLDLNSKVIMNGNELELNNQNIIDIDELNIDVKIIK; from the coding sequence ATGATCAAAAAAACAGAATTTGGTTATGTGATTGAAGGAAGAAAGGGATTTTTAAATATTATTTTCTATGATGATAATATTATACGCTTTGCTTATAGTAAGGATGGAGAAATACCAGAATCCACTCCCGCTGTTATAGTTAGACCTAAAGATATAGAGCACAATCAAGAAGGCAATATAATTAAGACTAAAAGCCTTATAATAGAAATTGATATAGAAAATCTACAAATAAGTATATTCAATAAAAATGGAGAATTAATTAACAGAGATATAAATGTGGATTTAGAAGAAATTAAAATTGAAAAGGAAATTCTTTGGGAAAAAGGATTTTTTGGCCTAGGAGAGAAATATGGCTGGCTAAATAAAAAAGGAACAGAAACTTCAAATTGGAATACTGATGTTATGGGTGTATCTCCAGTTCATAATGCAACTATTAAGGAATACCATACTTCTATACCTTTTTATATTGGATTAAGCAAGAATTTATGCTATGGTATTTATTTTGATAATAGTTATAGAACTTATTTCGACTTAGGTAAAACTAAAGATAATGTATTAAAGTTTAGTTCGCAGGGAGGATATTTAGACTATTACTTTATATATAATGAAAAAGTATCAGAGGTTGTTAAATCATATACTTATTTAACAGGAAGAATGCCTTTACCAAGAAAAGACTTTTTAGGGTATCAGCAGTGTAGATGGAGTTATGAAAATAGAGAAGAGTTAATGGAAGTTGCTAGAAGAATGAGAAAAGAAAATATACCATGTGATGTGCTTTATTTAGATATTGATTATATGAAGGATTATAAAGTTTTTACAGTAGATTCTGATAAGTTCTTTGAATTTAAAGATATGGTATCAGAGCTTAAAGATATGGGTTTTAAGCTTGTTGTTATAATAGACCCAGGTGTTAAAGTTGAAGATGGATACTGGGTATATGAACAGGGCAAAGAAAAAGATTTTTATATAAAAGATAAGAATGGTGAAGTTTATATAGGTGAAGTATGGCCTGGTAAAGCTGTATTTCCTGATTTTCTAAGAGAAAAGGTTAGAAAATGGTGGGGAGAACTTCATAGGGGACTAATAGAAGATGGTGTAGAAGGTTTTTGGAATGATATGAATGAACCTGCTGACTTTACTACAGAATCTAAAGTTGTTCCAGAAGATACGATACATTTAAATGACCAAGGCGAAGAGAAGAGCCATGCTGAAATTCATAATTTATATGGTATGCTTGAAGCTATAGCTACTTATGAAGGGATAAGAAATATTAAGCCTAATGTAAGACCATTTGTGTTGACTAGGGCTGCTTTTGCAGGAACTCAGAGATATGCAGCACTATGGACAGGAGACAATACAAGTATTTGGGAACATTTAGAAGCTAGTATGCCTATGTTCATGAATCTAGGCTTGAGTGGATATTCATTTATAGGAGCAGATGTAGGTGGTTTTATTGGAGATAGTAATGGTGAACTTTTAACTCGCTGGACACAATTAGGAGCATTTACGCCACTATTTAGAAATCATAGTGTTAAAGGGTCTATTAATCAAGAACCTTGGTGTTTTGGAGAAGAAGTTTTAGAAAATACAAGAAAGTTTATTAATCTCAGGTATAATTTTATAACATATCTGTATAATTTAATGAGAGAAAGCTCAATAAATGGACACCCAGCTATTAGGCCGTTATTTTATCATTATCAAGACGATGAAGAAACATATAACATAAATGATCAATTTTTATTTGGAGAGAATATACTAATTTGTCCAATAACAAGACCATATACAAAGGTTAGAATGGTTTATCTTCCTGAAGGTATCTGGTATGATTATTGGACTTTAGAAAAGTTTGAAGGCGGGAGATATATTATTAAAGAAGCTTCAATAGATTCAATGCCTATATTTATAAAGGCAGGAGCTATTATTCCTACGGATAATATAATGCAATATGTAGGAGAAAAAGAGCAGGAAATAACTATTAACTGCTATTTAGGACAAGATTGTGAATATACACTATATTTAGATGATGGAATTAGCTTTGATTATGAAAAAGGCAATTATGCAGAGATAAAGTTTATTATGAAAAATAGTGAAAAAGAAGTTACAATAACATCAGAAGTTATAAAGAATGGATACAAAATTCCTAAAATAAAACTTAGAATTTTAGGTTTAGATTTAAATAGCAAAGTTATTATGAATGGGAATGAATTAGAATTAAATAACCAAAATATAATAGATATTGATGAACTGAATATAGATGTAAAGATTATTAAGTAA
- a CDS encoding diguanylate cyclase domain-containing protein: MIEKQIIERIQNAIDYIEEHLYEKIEIEDIAKITYMSLSSFYIVFSNVLGTTVKDYIRKRRLSLSAYDLVKSNMSILDIALKYQYCTYESYSRAFKKLFGISPKKYRNKNLYTNVFPRVNLTYQNLSGGINMINKEMNRDIIINKISSINSGFILDIDIDHFQQINEKYGYNIGDKVLIEVPERIKTVLNNYELDVDVTRINADEFVVIIKDKSKDFIEKISSEIINIMTKEFVFDEVTLSVTVSIGISKFTVDCNDEEVINSVKKAMILAKKSGRNRYKLLNY, from the coding sequence ATGATTGAAAAGCAAATAATTGAAAGAATTCAAAATGCAATAGACTATATAGAAGAGCATCTATATGAAAAAATTGAAATTGAAGATATTGCTAAGATAACCTATATGTCACTATCTTCGTTTTATATTGTTTTTTCAAATGTTCTTGGTACTACAGTTAAAGATTATATAAGAAAACGCCGCCTATCTCTATCCGCATATGATTTAGTAAAATCAAATATGAGTATTTTAGATATAGCTTTAAAATACCAATATTGTACTTATGAATCCTATTCTAGAGCATTTAAAAAGTTATTTGGTATTTCTCCAAAAAAATATAGAAATAAAAATCTATATACTAATGTTTTTCCTAGAGTTAATTTAACATATCAAAATTTGAGTGGGGGGATTAATATGATTAACAAAGAAATGAATAGAGATATTATAATTAATAAAATTAGTTCAATTAATAGCGGTTTTATATTAGATATTGATATTGATCATTTTCAACAGATTAATGAAAAGTATGGCTATAATATAGGAGATAAGGTTCTTATAGAAGTCCCTGAAAGAATTAAAACTGTTTTAAATAATTATGAATTAGATGTCGATGTAACTCGTATAAATGCTGATGAATTTGTAGTAATTATAAAAGATAAATCTAAAGATTTTATAGAGAAAATATCTTCTGAAATAATAAATATTATGACTAAAGAATTTGTATTTGATGAAGTAACACTAAGTGTTACAGTAAGTATAGGTATTTCAAAGTTTACTGTTGATTGTAATGATGAAGAAGTTATTAATAGTGTTAAAAAAGCTATGATATTAGCTAAAAAAAGTGGAAGAAATCGGTACAAGCTATTAAACTATTAG
- the glgP gene encoding alpha-glucan family phosphorylase: MLNTKELPKVAYFCMEYGLDTSLRTYAGGLGILAGDYLKGAKDHEFPIIGIGIKWKQGYTDQMIGEDGRPYDAYHNYEYDFMEDTGVKVTVKIRQRDVVCKVWKVENFGNAPLYLLDTDLPENEDAWITGQLYGWFGEERIAQEMVLGIGGVRALRALGIDIDVYHFNEGHAVFAGLELIREKMEKGMSFEDALKASREEIVFTTHTPIIQGNESHYLDRLMYMGANNGLTLEQMVRIGGAPFNMTVAALRISRISNAVAQLHCQTANKMWAHIDDRSEIIGITNAIHLPTWVDERMIDAAENDGDLWEIHMDNKRKLIEFIEERNGVKLDADKLLIGFSRRAAPYKRSNFIFTDEKVISPLLEEGKIQIVFSGKAHPLDDTGKKIVENIVKMTKKYPNSVVFLENYDMTIGKMLTRGSDVWLNNPRRPKEASGTSGMKAAMNGVLNLSILDGWWPEACNHGVNGWQFGDGFESEDEAKLDAHDLKALYKVLLEEVIPTYYNNREKWIEMMRNSVLSTKDKFAVKRMLEEYYEKMYIR, translated from the coding sequence ATGTTAAATACAAAAGAATTACCTAAGGTAGCATATTTTTGTATGGAATACGGTCTAGATACTTCTTTAAGAACTTATGCAGGAGGATTAGGTATACTAGCGGGGGATTATCTAAAAGGAGCTAAAGATCATGAATTCCCTATTATTGGTATAGGTATCAAATGGAAACAAGGATATACTGATCAAATGATTGGAGAAGATGGTCGTCCATATGATGCATACCATAACTACGAATATGATTTCATGGAAGATACAGGAGTAAAAGTAACAGTTAAAATTCGCCAAAGAGATGTTGTGTGTAAGGTTTGGAAAGTAGAAAACTTTGGTAATGCACCTCTTTACTTATTAGATACTGACCTTCCTGAAAATGAAGATGCTTGGATAACAGGTCAGCTTTATGGGTGGTTTGGTGAAGAAAGAATAGCTCAAGAAATGGTATTAGGAATTGGTGGAGTTAGAGCATTAAGAGCACTAGGTATTGATATTGATGTTTACCATTTTAACGAAGGTCATGCAGTTTTTGCTGGACTTGAGCTTATAAGAGAAAAAATGGAAAAAGGTATGTCTTTTGAAGATGCATTAAAAGCTTCCAGAGAAGAAATAGTTTTTACTACACATACTCCAATTATTCAAGGAAATGAGTCTCATTATTTAGACAGATTAATGTATATGGGTGCCAATAACGGATTAACTTTAGAGCAGATGGTTAGAATTGGTGGAGCTCCTTTTAATATGACTGTTGCTGCTTTAAGAATTTCACGTATTTCAAATGCAGTTGCACAGCTTCACTGTCAAACTGCAAATAAAATGTGGGCTCATATAGATGACAGATCAGAAATTATAGGTATAACAAATGCAATACATCTTCCAACTTGGGTAGATGAAAGAATGATTGATGCTGCAGAAAATGACGGCGATCTTTGGGAAATCCATATGGATAACAAAAGAAAATTAATTGAATTCATAGAAGAAAGAAATGGGGTTAAACTTGATGCAGATAAGTTGCTTATAGGTTTCTCAAGACGCGCAGCTCCTTATAAGCGTAGTAACTTCATATTTACTGATGAAAAAGTAATTTCTCCACTTTTAGAAGAAGGCAAAATACAGATAGTTTTCTCAGGAAAAGCTCATCCACTAGATGATACAGGAAAGAAAATAGTAGAAAACATTGTTAAAATGACAAAAAAATATCCTAACTCTGTTGTATTTTTAGAAAATTATGATATGACTATAGGTAAAATGTTGACTAGAGGCTCAGATGTTTGGTTAAACAACCCTAGAAGACCAAAAGAAGCTAGCGGTACTTCTGGTATGAAAGCAGCAATGAACGGTGTATTGAATTTAAGTATTTTAGATGGATGGTGGCCTGAAGCTTGTAATCATGGCGTAAACGGATGGCAGTTTGGTGACGGTTTTGAAAGTGAAGATGAAGCTAAGCTAGATGCTCATGATTTAAAAGCTCTATATAAAGTTCTATTAGAAGAAGTTATTCCTACTTATTATAACAATCGCGAAAAGTGGATAGAAATGATGAGAAATAGTGTTCTTAGTACAAAGGATAAGTTTGCAGTTAAGAGAATGCTTGAAGAATATTATGAAAAAATGTACATTAGATAG
- a CDS encoding glycoside hydrolase family 65 protein: MKQYFKIDEWNIIEENLHPEENRIYESIMSLGNGHMGIRGNFEEDYSGDTLQGTYIAGVYYPDKTKVGWWKNGYPEYFAKVLNATNFIGIKVLINGVNIDLAKVKVRDFKRILNMKNGYLLRSFTIIDSKNRETKIEVKRFLSMSELEIAAISYSITPLNHDADISLIPYLDGDVSNEDSNYNEKFWLEVNKSVDVGQGFLTMKTKKLDFHVTCAMKYDIKEDGNNTANKVELIEKEKYVGNKVFFTASKGKTYTLYKYISVTTNRDYDTENIESEAIKKVNNAYSKGFDVLLNEHILAWERIWKESDVVIEGDVKAQQGIRFNIFQLNQTYTGHDPRLNIGPKGFTGEKYGGSTYWDTEAFCFPFYLSTSDQSIARNLLIYRYNHLEKAKENARKLGLNGALYPMVTMNGEECHNEWEITFEEIHRNAAISYAIFNYVRYTDDKQYLLDYGFEVLVETSRFWADRVNYNPRKDKYMILGVTGPNEYENNVNNNWYTNTMAAWNLEYTLEVMKYIKNEHPDRFEELKNKLKLQDEELEKWQDIIDKMYYPYVESLKVFEQQDGYMDKELLTVNDIPKEELPINKHWSWDRILRSCFIKQADVIQGLYFLNDRFDLETKKRNFDFYEPKTVHESSLSPCIYSIIASEIGYEEKAYELYLRTARLDLDNYNKDTDDGLHITSMSGSWLAIVHGFAGMRIKDGILSFSPFIPKAWNKYSFKIIFREHLLKVTVDKEIITIEQEEGDVFTLRVYNKEYTIPADSKITINIKKGA, translated from the coding sequence ATGAAACAGTACTTTAAAATTGATGAATGGAACATCATAGAAGAAAATTTACACCCAGAAGAAAACAGAATATATGAAAGCATAATGAGTCTTGGAAATGGTCATATGGGTATTAGAGGAAATTTCGAAGAAGATTACTCAGGCGATACTCTGCAAGGTACATATATAGCAGGAGTATATTATCCAGATAAAACTAAAGTAGGCTGGTGGAAAAACGGATATCCAGAATACTTTGCTAAAGTACTAAATGCTACAAACTTCATAGGTATAAAAGTATTAATAAATGGAGTAAATATTGATTTAGCTAAAGTCAAAGTTAGAGACTTTAAGCGCATACTTAATATGAAAAATGGTTATCTCTTAAGAAGCTTTACTATAATAGACTCTAAAAATAGAGAAACTAAAATCGAAGTAAAAAGATTTTTAAGTATGTCAGAGTTAGAAATAGCAGCTATATCTTACAGTATTACTCCATTAAATCATGATGCTGATATCTCTTTAATCCCGTATCTTGATGGTGATGTATCAAACGAAGATTCCAATTATAATGAAAAATTCTGGCTGGAAGTTAATAAATCTGTTGATGTAGGACAAGGCTTTCTAACCATGAAAACAAAAAAACTAGATTTTCATGTAACTTGTGCAATGAAATACGACATAAAAGAAGATGGTAACAATACTGCCAACAAGGTTGAACTTATAGAAAAGGAAAAATACGTTGGAAACAAAGTATTTTTTACAGCTTCTAAAGGAAAAACCTATACATTGTATAAGTACATCTCAGTTACAACAAATCGAGATTATGATACTGAAAATATCGAATCTGAAGCAATTAAAAAAGTTAATAATGCATATTCAAAAGGATTTGACGTTCTATTAAATGAACATATCTTAGCTTGGGAACGTATTTGGAAAGAAAGTGATGTAGTAATCGAAGGTGATGTCAAAGCACAACAAGGAATTAGATTTAATATTTTTCAACTAAATCAAACTTATACTGGTCATGACCCTAGACTTAATATAGGACCAAAAGGTTTTACTGGTGAAAAGTATGGTGGCAGCACTTATTGGGACACAGAAGCATTCTGTTTTCCATTCTACCTAAGTACCAGTGACCAAAGCATAGCTAGGAATTTACTTATATATAGATACAATCATTTAGAAAAAGCAAAAGAAAATGCTAGAAAGCTAGGTCTAAATGGAGCTCTTTATCCTATGGTTACTATGAATGGAGAAGAATGTCATAATGAATGGGAAATAACCTTTGAAGAAATTCATAGAAATGCAGCTATATCATATGCAATATTTAATTATGTAAGATATACTGATGATAAACAATACCTTTTAGATTATGGATTTGAAGTATTAGTTGAAACAAGCAGATTCTGGGCTGATAGAGTTAATTATAACCCTAGAAAAGATAAATATATGATTTTAGGAGTTACAGGCCCTAACGAATACGAAAACAATGTAAATAATAACTGGTATACAAATACAATGGCTGCATGGAATTTGGAATATACTCTAGAGGTTATGAAATATATAAAAAATGAACATCCTGATAGATTTGAAGAATTAAAAAATAAACTTAAGTTACAAGATGAAGAATTAGAAAAATGGCAAGATATAATAGATAAAATGTATTATCCATATGTAGAATCATTAAAAGTATTTGAGCAGCAGGATGGCTACATGGATAAAGAACTTCTTACTGTTAATGATATTCCAAAAGAGGAATTGCCAATAAATAAGCATTGGTCATGGGATAGAATATTACGTTCTTGTTTTATTAAACAAGCAGACGTAATACAAGGGTTATATTTCTTAAATGACAGATTTGATTTAGAAACTAAGAAAAGAAATTTTGATTTCTATGAACCAAAAACTGTACATGAATCGTCATTATCACCATGTATATACTCAATTATAGCTAGTGAAATTGGTTATGAAGAAAAAGCATATGAACTATATTTAAGAACAGCAAGGTTAGACCTAGATAACTATAACAAAGATACCGATGATGGGCTTCATATAACTAGTATGTCTGGAAGTTGGCTTGCAATAGTTCATGGATTTGCTGGAATGAGAATTAAAGATGGAATACTTAGTTTTTCGCCTTTCATTCCAAAAGCATGGAATAAATATTCATTTAAGATAATATTTAGAGAGCATCTACTTAAAGTAACTGTAGATAAGGAAATAATAACAATTGAACAAGAAGAAGGCGATGTGTTTACTTTAAGAGTATATAATAAAGAATATACTATACCAGCTGATAGTAAAATAACGATTAATATTAAAAAGGGGGCTTAA